Proteins encoded within one genomic window of Acinetobacter sp. WCHA55:
- a CDS encoding DUF1615 family protein translates to MNKKLFLSSGLKTLSVLAISIGLTACGDRSWWTDDEPKLNAEQIARIIPGRVNDRRSWAEDIYDISEQFGIPQNKENMCSIIAVVDQESNFVADPQVYGLGEKAVKEVQDRLDEKFKDKLGDAIGGTIAGYFQQVLKEQPSPEDNYLSQMRRVKTERELDELYREIFDYMSKHYHVSALTGAAKLVGQDVGEKMNPITTLGSMQVHIGYAKDNKREGGSMADLRTDLYSQYGGLYYGIHRLMMYPADYDKPLYRFADYNSGMYSSRNAAFQSMLNDLTEAELDLDGDLLLYGKDGSPKSAKSQSERELISVFAQHNILVTPRQIRSDLKKEKEKKFEDTATYRAVTKLYQEVTKKEPFYAMMPEVVISGPKLSRDYNTNWFATRVNGRYQTCMQRAKHIKI, encoded by the coding sequence ATGAATAAAAAGCTGTTTCTTTCTTCTGGTTTAAAAACGCTAAGTGTCTTGGCCATATCTATAGGCTTAACTGCCTGCGGTGATCGTTCATGGTGGACAGATGATGAGCCTAAGCTCAATGCTGAACAAATCGCACGCATCATTCCCGGACGTGTAAATGACCGCCGTTCATGGGCTGAAGATATTTACGATATTTCAGAGCAGTTTGGTATTCCGCAAAATAAAGAGAATATGTGTTCGATCATTGCCGTGGTTGATCAAGAGTCTAACTTTGTTGCAGATCCGCAAGTTTATGGTTTGGGTGAAAAAGCGGTGAAAGAAGTACAAGATCGTTTAGATGAAAAATTTAAAGATAAGCTCGGCGATGCCATTGGTGGCACCATCGCAGGTTATTTCCAACAGGTTTTAAAAGAGCAACCGAGTCCTGAAGATAACTACTTAAGTCAAATGCGCCGCGTTAAAACAGAACGTGAACTGGATGAACTGTACCGTGAAATTTTTGACTATATGTCAAAGCATTATCACGTCAGCGCACTCACAGGCGCAGCGAAACTTGTCGGTCAGGACGTGGGTGAAAAAATGAATCCGATTACCACGTTGGGTTCAATGCAAGTACACATCGGTTATGCCAAAGACAATAAACGTGAAGGTGGCAGCATGGCTGACTTACGTACTGACCTTTATAGTCAATATGGTGGTCTGTACTACGGCATCCACCGACTGATGATGTACCCTGCTGACTATGACAAACCCCTTTACCGTTTTGCCGACTATAATTCAGGTATGTACTCAAGTCGAAATGCAGCCTTCCAAAGTATGTTGAATGACTTAACTGAAGCTGAGCTTGATTTAGACGGTGACTTGTTACTTTATGGTAAAGATGGCTCACCTAAATCTGCAAAGAGTCAATCAGAACGCGAACTCATCAGTGTTTTCGCCCAGCATAATATTTTGGTTACTCCACGTCAAATTCGCTCTGACCTGAAAAAAGAGAAAGAGAAAAAATTTGAAGATACAGCAACCTATCGCGCTGTGACTAAGCTTTATCAAGAAGTCACTAAAAAAGAACCTTTCTATGCCATGATGCCAGAAGTCGTCATTTCTGGTCCAAAGCTCAGCCGTGACTATAATACCAACTGGTTTGCCACTCGTGTCAATGGACGTTATCAAACATGCATGCAACGTGCAAAGCACATAAAAATCTAG
- a CDS encoding HAD-IB family hydrolase, whose amino-acid sequence MHATCKAHKNLALFDFDGTLYDKDSFTGFIFYVHSKRHIALQGLKVLPYIQSYYLGFYPAHHMRSKLFHAMFKQAEVNEIDAYAKRYAELLIKGLNPALYSQLKQHQSLGDDVVLVSASIDIYLKYVCEILSIDLICTQVEQDQQRYTGRYLTADCSCEYKAQRIQERYELDSYHAVYAYGNSIEDKQMLSLADFSYLVGTDLSLPDLSKTSNHRQIS is encoded by the coding sequence ATGCATGCAACGTGCAAAGCACATAAAAATCTAGCCTTATTTGACTTTGATGGCACCCTGTATGACAAAGACAGTTTTACGGGGTTCATTTTCTATGTACATTCAAAGCGGCATATTGCTTTACAAGGCTTAAAAGTCCTGCCTTATATTCAAAGTTATTATTTGGGTTTTTATCCTGCCCATCATATGCGCTCTAAACTCTTCCATGCGATGTTTAAGCAAGCGGAAGTGAACGAAATTGACGCTTATGCAAAACGCTATGCAGAACTTTTAATCAAAGGACTCAACCCAGCACTCTATAGCCAACTGAAGCAACACCAAAGTTTGGGTGATGATGTGGTTTTGGTCTCAGCCTCAATTGATATCTATTTAAAATATGTGTGTGAAATACTCTCAATTGATCTGATCTGCACCCAAGTTGAACAAGACCAACAACGCTATACAGGGCGTTATCTTACTGCGGACTGTAGTTGTGAGTACAAAGCTCAACGTATCCAAGAAAGATATGAGCTGGATAGCTATCATGCCGTTTATGCTTATGGAAACAGTATTGAAGATAAGCAAATGTTATCTTTGGCCGATTTTAGCTACTTGGTAGGGACAGATTTAAGCCTTCCCGACTTGTCAAAAACATCAAATCATCGTCAAATAAGCTAA
- a CDS encoding fatty acid desaturase family protein, translating into MNMPVKVEYFKNPKNRELTTFELDELARELDAIKQEVLDDIGEKDAQYIRRVYAAVRYASIAGRACLFAGWFPPAWVLGTGLLSFAKIMENMELGHNVMHGQYDWMNDPKFNGQNYEWDIVGTADNWRQTHNYKHHTYTNIKGMDDDIGYGLLRLFPEQRWKPGYLLQPIYSIPFCLLFQWGVAIQNLELGKYFKGRKSKAQTLAEWKPMQRKIGKQLFKDYVFFPLIAGPAALPVFTGNLVANGIRNMWTFSVIFCGHFTKDVEVFPKKVLENESRGHWYMRQIRGSSNLTGSEAFHILTGHLSHQIEHHLYPDVPARRYRKMAPKVQAVCEKYGINYNNASLVKQYGSVIKRIVKYAFPFKK; encoded by the coding sequence ATGAATATGCCTGTTAAAGTTGAATATTTTAAAAACCCGAAGAATCGTGAGTTAACAACATTTGAGTTAGATGAGCTTGCACGTGAGCTAGATGCCATTAAGCAAGAAGTACTAGATGATATTGGCGAGAAAGATGCACAATATATTCGTCGTGTCTATGCAGCGGTGCGTTATGCGTCTATCGCAGGTCGTGCATGTTTGTTTGCAGGTTGGTTCCCACCAGCATGGGTGTTGGGCACTGGTCTACTGAGTTTTGCCAAGATTATGGAAAACATGGAGTTGGGTCATAACGTGATGCACGGTCAATATGACTGGATGAATGACCCTAAGTTTAATGGTCAAAATTATGAGTGGGACATCGTAGGTACAGCAGACAATTGGCGTCAGACTCATAACTATAAGCATCATACTTATACCAATATTAAAGGCATGGATGATGACATTGGCTATGGTCTGCTTCGATTATTCCCAGAACAACGTTGGAAACCAGGTTATTTATTACAACCGATTTATAGCATTCCATTTTGTTTGTTGTTCCAATGGGGCGTTGCGATCCAAAACTTGGAATTAGGCAAATACTTCAAGGGGCGTAAAAGCAAAGCGCAGACTTTAGCTGAATGGAAACCTATGCAGCGCAAAATTGGTAAACAATTGTTTAAAGATTATGTGTTTTTCCCACTCATTGCAGGACCTGCGGCGTTGCCTGTGTTTACAGGGAATTTGGTTGCAAATGGTATTCGTAATATGTGGACATTTAGTGTGATTTTCTGTGGTCACTTCACCAAAGATGTCGAAGTTTTCCCGAAAAAAGTATTGGAAAATGAAAGCCGTGGACATTGGTACATGCGCCAAATTCGTGGTTCGTCGAATTTAACAGGTTCAGAAGCATTCCATATTTTGACAGGCCACTTAAGCCATCAAATTGAGCATCACTTATACCCAGATGTACCTGCGCGTCGTTACCGTAAAATGGCACCGAAAGTACAAGCAGTGTGTGAAAAGTATGGCATTAACTATAACAATGCCAGCTTAGTAAAACAGTATGGTAGCGTCATCAAACGTATTGTGAAATATGCGTTTCCCTTTAAAAAGTAA
- a CDS encoding ferredoxin reductase, with amino-acid sequence MQILEKTKSPLTEYAESVLDRHTANFWLQKINPLWSIHQALGKVVKKEQVANDMVSLTLQTNRHFHMGQAGQHHPVYVVVQGVRYERTYSLTQIDGQHVLLNVKKVDQGKASHWLCEQAQIGDILEFGQPYGDMQLTVNDQQLILLAAGSGITPMLSLLKRLEQTAKLKKQPVHLMYWVKKHTDAAFKAYFEQLAAQYSGFTFSMLYTQESDEGERLNQNHMSGLDQIENATVYACGPSGFVATVEQLFAHANTLKTEAFSMSPFANDDVGFVNITLTKSKKILSIPKGQSILASLEQQNVKPQHGCRMGICNKCACNKVEGSTKNLVNGAQNSEPGNFLKICVNTAQTDLIVDL; translated from the coding sequence ATGCAGATCCTTGAAAAAACTAAATCTCCTTTAACTGAGTATGCTGAGAGTGTTTTAGACCGACATACAGCTAACTTTTGGCTTCAAAAAATCAATCCACTTTGGTCGATACACCAAGCTTTAGGTAAAGTGGTAAAAAAAGAGCAAGTGGCAAACGATATGGTGAGTTTGACGCTGCAAACCAACCGCCATTTCCACATGGGGCAAGCGGGACAGCACCATCCTGTATATGTAGTGGTTCAAGGCGTACGTTATGAACGTACCTATAGTTTGACCCAGATTGATGGGCAACATGTCTTGCTGAATGTGAAAAAAGTAGACCAAGGCAAGGCAAGTCATTGGCTATGTGAACAGGCTCAAATCGGCGATATTTTAGAATTCGGCCAGCCTTATGGTGATATGCAATTAACCGTAAATGATCAACAGTTAATTTTACTTGCTGCGGGCAGTGGTATTACCCCCATGCTGAGTTTACTGAAACGTTTAGAGCAGACTGCCAAGCTGAAAAAGCAGCCTGTACATTTGATGTATTGGGTGAAAAAACATACTGATGCAGCTTTCAAAGCATATTTTGAACAGTTGGCAGCACAATACTCTGGCTTCACATTCAGCATGCTTTATACCCAAGAGTCAGATGAAGGTGAACGTTTAAACCAAAATCATATGTCTGGACTGGATCAGATTGAAAATGCAACGGTATATGCATGTGGCCCTTCAGGGTTTGTGGCTACGGTTGAGCAGCTTTTCGCTCATGCCAACACCTTAAAAACAGAAGCGTTCAGCATGAGTCCATTTGCAAATGATGATGTTGGTTTTGTGAATATTACCTTAACAAAGTCGAAGAAAATTTTAAGTATTCCCAAAGGCCAATCTATTCTTGCAAGTTTGGAACAGCAAAATGTCAAGCCTCAACATGGTTGCCGTATGGGAATCTGTAATAAATGTGCTTGCAACAAAGTGGAAGGTTCAACCAAAAACTTGGTCAATGGTGCACAAAATTCTGAGCCTGGTAATTTTCTAAAAATTTGTGTCAATACGGCACAAACTGATCTTATTGTTGATTTATAA